A window from Mycobacterium saskatchewanense encodes these proteins:
- a CDS encoding histidine phosphatase family protein — protein MRKGSRSGKAFKGLAVLAAAVVVGACGGSPQVRSITVTFIRHAESEANASGTLDTSVPGPGLSPTGQGEAQQLAHARHDFDAVYASTMTRTQQTAAPLAAELGKQVEVLQGIQEINAGWFEGKPVSMSPSTYLLAPADWLNGDLQDSIPGSISGKEFNQQFTAAVNKVYNSGHSKPVVFSHKFAIEYWTLLNARNARDTLASSHPLPNVGRVVINGNPATGWTLVEWDGIRNFDS, from the coding sequence ATGCGCAAGGGGAGCAGGAGCGGGAAGGCATTCAAGGGACTGGCCGTGCTCGCCGCGGCGGTCGTCGTCGGCGCCTGCGGCGGATCGCCTCAGGTGCGCAGCATCACGGTGACATTCATCCGGCATGCGGAGTCGGAGGCCAACGCCAGCGGCACCCTCGACACCTCCGTTCCGGGCCCGGGCCTCAGCCCCACCGGCCAGGGCGAGGCCCAGCAGCTGGCGCACGCCCGGCACGATTTCGACGCCGTCTACGCCTCCACCATGACGCGGACCCAGCAGACCGCGGCGCCGCTGGCCGCCGAACTCGGCAAACAGGTCGAGGTGCTGCAGGGCATCCAGGAGATCAACGCCGGCTGGTTCGAAGGCAAGCCGGTCTCGATGTCCCCGTCGACATACCTGCTCGCGCCCGCGGACTGGCTCAACGGCGACCTGCAGGACAGCATTCCGGGGTCGATCTCCGGCAAGGAGTTCAACCAACAGTTCACCGCCGCCGTCAACAAGGTCTACAACAGCGGCCACAGCAAGCCGGTGGTGTTCTCGCACAAGTTCGCCATCGAGTACTGGACCCTGCTGAACGCGAGAAACGCCAGGGACACCCTGGCCAGCAGCCACCCGCTGCCCAACGTCGGCCGCGTGGTGATCAACGGCAACCCGGCGACCGGCTGGACGCTGGTCGAATGGGACGGCATCCGCAACTTCGACAGCTGA
- a CDS encoding MaoC family dehydratase codes for MAIDPSAVGAVTEPMLFEWTDRETLLYALGVGAGLDDLSFTTENSHGITQQVLPTYAVICCPAFGAAGKVGSFNWAMLLHGSQAVRLHAPLPPAGKLSVVSEVADIQDKGEGKNAILMLRGRGTDPDSGELVAETLTTLVIRGEGGFGGQPGQRPVAPEFPDREPDARVPLPTREDQALIYRLSGDRNPLHSDPWFAREMAGFPKPILHGLCSYGVAGRALVAELGQGVAANVTSIAARFSSPVFPGETLTTLIWRTEPGKAVFRTEASAADGSDARVVLDDGAVEYVQG; via the coding sequence ATGGCCATTGACCCGAGCGCCGTCGGCGCCGTCACGGAGCCGATGTTGTTCGAATGGACGGACCGGGAGACGCTGCTTTACGCGCTCGGTGTCGGCGCCGGGCTCGACGACCTGTCGTTCACCACGGAGAACAGCCACGGCATCACCCAGCAGGTGTTGCCGACGTACGCGGTGATCTGCTGCCCGGCGTTCGGGGCGGCGGGCAAGGTCGGCTCGTTCAACTGGGCCATGCTGCTGCACGGGTCGCAGGCCGTCCGGTTGCACGCGCCGCTGCCGCCGGCGGGGAAGCTGTCGGTGGTCTCCGAGGTCGCCGACATCCAGGACAAGGGGGAGGGCAAGAACGCGATCCTGATGCTGCGCGGCCGCGGCACCGACCCGGACTCCGGGGAACTCGTCGCCGAGACGCTCACCACGCTGGTGATCCGGGGCGAGGGCGGGTTCGGCGGCCAGCCGGGCCAGCGTCCGGTGGCGCCGGAGTTCCCCGACCGCGAGCCCGACGCCCGCGTCCCGCTGCCCACCCGCGAGGACCAGGCGCTGATCTACCGGCTGTCCGGTGACCGCAACCCGCTGCACAGCGACCCGTGGTTCGCCCGGGAAATGGCCGGGTTCCCCAAGCCGATCCTGCACGGCCTGTGCAGCTACGGCGTCGCGGGCCGCGCGCTGGTCGCCGAGCTCGGCCAGGGGGTGGCGGCCAACGTCACCTCGATCGCCGCGCGGTTCAGCTCGCCGGTGTTCCCCGGCGAGACGCTGACGACGCTGATCTGGCGCACCGAACCGGGCAAGGCGGTCTTCCGCACGGAGGCTTCTGCCGCCGACGGTTCCGATGCGCGCGTGGTGCTCGACGACGGGGCGGTGGAGTACGTGCAGGGCTGA